The region AAGCGTAAATGTATTTTACCAAGATGACCAGCACCTAAAACTCCTACTTTTAACATGAGAATGTATTTTAAACAAAAATATAATTTATTTGTTTACCGTGAAAATGAATTTATGGAATTGTGAATTGTGAGTTGGAAGTTATGAGTTGGAAGTTATGAGTGATGAGTTATTGATAGTGCTTTACGATTTTTAACCCCTAACCCATAACTTTTAACCTTTAACCTTTTTTAATTTAAAATCAATATTTGAAATCCTGTTTTCTTTCTTATTTTTGCGAAAATAAAACCTACCCATTTTGAAAGACACTGCCAAACATCAAGGACTTCGTAATCAATTAGTAACTACTTTAGAGCAAAAAGGAATTACTGATAAAAACGTTCTGGATGCGATAAAAAAAATCCCAAGACACCTTTTTTTGAATTCTAGTTTTGAAGATTTCGCTTATCAGGATAAGGCTTTTCCTATTGGTGCAGGCCAAACTATTTCGCAACCTTACACTGTTGCTTTCCAATCTCAGCTTTTAGAAGTGCAGAAAGAACATAAAGTTTTGGAAATTGGAACGGGTTCTGGATATCAAACTGCCGTTTTGTTTCATCTTGGAGCAAAAGTTTATACGGTAGAAAGACAAAAGGAATTGTTTAAACAGACTTCTATTTTGTTTCCGAAATTAAATATCCGTCCAAAACATGTTTCTTTTGGAGACGGTTATAAAGGTCTTCCAAATTTTGCGCCTTTTGACAGCATAATAGTTACAGCGGGTGCGCCTTTTATTCCACAGCCATTAATGGCACAATTGAAAATAGGAGGAAGACTCGTTATTCCATTGGGAGAAGATGTTCAGATTATGACTTTGTTAATTAGAAAAAATGAAACGCAATTCGAAAAACATGAGTTTGGAGAGTTTCGATTTGTTCCTTTGTTAGAAGATAAAAACTAATGAGAAAGCCCGTTTTGAACGGGCTTTTTTATTGGGTAAGAATTGAAATATATCTTTCCAGACTTTCTTTTTCTTTTTGAGCGATAAACAGAAAAAAATCTTCTTTGTCTTTTTTAGTTTGAGCAATTTCTAAAGACTGGTAATATTGCATACGAGTTTCGTAATCACCTTTTATATTAGCAATTGGATATCCTTTTTGCATTAAAATTAAATTCATAATTAATCGCGAAGTTCTTCCGTTTCCATCAATAAAGGGATGAATTGTAGCTAAACGTTCGTGCATTTCTGCCGCTAGAATAATAGGATGTAGTTTGTTTTTATTGATTTCATACCAAACAAAATATTCTTCCATTTCCTGTGGAACTATTAAAGGTTGTGAAGGCATGTGACTGCTTCCCTGAATCATAACCTGAACTTTTCTGTAACGTCCTGCATCTTCGGGAATAATTCCTCGTAAAACTAGATTATGAATAGATAAAAGATCTCGTTCGTTTAAAGAGTTGTTTTTATTTATTAAATCTTTAATAAAACCAATTGCTTCCTGATGATTTATAGCTTCAAGATGTTCCCGCATGCTTTTTCCGGAGATCGTCAAACCTTCATTGATGACCATATCTGTTTCACGAAGTGTCATTGTATTTCCTTCAATTCGATTGCTTTCAAAAGTATATTCCAATTCTAAAGCCTGTTTTATTTTAAAGCTGTCATACTCGCGGTAAGAATTTAACTTTTCTTTTAAGGCATCAATTTCTTTTAGAATTTTTTCTAATGAAGTAGATAATTTAAGATTTGAAACTGTTTTGTTGTATTTGATTTCATCTTCAGCAACTTTTAAAGCTTTTAAGGCGAGTTCATCATCGCCAATTTCATAAAGAATCTTTTCTTTAAGCCAGGCGATCATTAAAGTTTCATAATCAATTTCTAAAAGCTGAGACAGCTTAATAACCTGTTCCTTAGTTGGTTTTCTGGTTCCTGATTCGAATTTGCTGATCAATGCCTGATCAATATCTGCAAGTTGCGCCAATTCACGAGTTTTTAAACCTTTTTGCTCTCTGGCATTTTTAAGAAGTGATTTCATTTTAATGAAAATTTTTGTCTTGACAAATTTAGTCAATTTTTAAAGTGTAAAAAAAGCAACCATTAAATGTTGCTTTGAGGATTTTATTTTGGAGGTAAAGAACCGTCTTTTCTCATTTCTTTTACAACGGCCTGCATAATTGCATCGACAGTTTGTCCCAAATCTGTAACGTACTCGGATTTTGTAGTTCCTGTCCAGATTAATTTGTTTTCTTTTAATGAAAAAATATTGGTTTCAACCATGTAAGATGTAGTTTCCTGATAATAACCCGGATCATAAAATGCAGGAGAATACATTCCGTACCAGTTTCCAAAACCATATCCGTACATTCCGGTATACATTCCGTCAAAACCTCCATAATACATTCCGGTGTAAGTTCCGGGAACATAATTGGTTTCTTTGTCTTTGCTTACAAGTCTCATTGTGATTACTCCGTCAAAATTTTCATCCTGAAGAATTTTTAACTTTTGTTCTTTTGTAAGGTCTTTGGTTGTTTCGTTTAAGTACTGATAAGAAGTTCTGAAAATTGGATGATTTGCGGCTATTCGGTTTTCTGTAACTCTTCTGGAGGCTTCATCTTTTACTAAAGCGACAACCAAAACCTTTTTGAAATTTTCCTGAGCAACAGTTATTTTTGGATCTCTCCAGCTGTTAACAATGGAAGTGTTGCTGCCACAACTTGAAAATATAACTACAGCGAAAAATAAAAGTAAAGACTTTTTCATATTTTACAGTTAAATTGGTTATAAGTAAAAATAACGATAAAATATTAATAATTAAGGTTTTGTGTGAAAAATAAAAAAGCTTTTAGTTAAAAGCTTTTTTAATACGATCTAAATCTCGTTTGGTATCTTGTTCTTTTAAAGATTCTCGTTTGTCATAGTTTTTCTTTCCTCTGCAAAGGCCAATTTGCAATTTTGCTAAACCTTTTTCATTGGTGAATAATTTCAAAGGAACGATTGTAAGTCCCTTTGCCTGTACATTCTTATGAAGCGTTTTCAATTCCTTTTTGTTTAAAAGAAGTTTTCGTTCGCTTCTTGACTTATGATTGAATTGATTTCCAAAAGAATACTCTTCTATATAAGTATTAATGGCAAAAAGCTCCATACCACTGAATTCGCAAAAGCTTTCTGTGATATTGGCTTTTCCTAAACGTATCGATTTGATTTCGGTACCAGCTAAAACAATTCCAGCTGTATAGGTATCGATTATTTCGTAATCAAATCGAGCTCTTTTATTTAATATATTGACTGATTTTAACATGTGTGCAAATGTAAGACAAAATTGAAAAACTTACGACGGCTAAGATAATTAAAGTTTTATTCTAATCTATGATTTTAATCATCCGAGACAAAAATGCTTCCTTTTAAGTTTGCTTCATAATTTCAAAAACAAATTTAAAATGAAAAAAATTGTAACGCTGGTTAGCATCGTGCTAATTAGCTTGTCTGCTAAAGCACAAGAAACGAGTCAGGGATTAAAAGGGGCTTGGTTTGCTACTTCTCAATTTGGTTACCAACAAACAAAAACGGCAGATGCTAAAAATACCACTTTATCAGTATTGCCAATTGTCGGAACGTTTGTAACTCCATCTGTAGCTGTTGGAGCGGGAGTTGGATACATTAATATTAAAGCAGATTCTGATGCGGGCACTGCTGCTAAAACAGATTTGTTTGTTGCACAGCCTTTAGTTAGAAAGTATTGGAATATTGCAGGTTCACTTTATTTCTTCGGACAATTAGCGGTGCCGGTTATTACTGGTAAAGAGAAAGAAAGTGAATTAAAAGTAACTCAAATTGGTGTGTCTATGTCAGGAGGTTTTGATTATTTTGTAACTAAAAATTTCTCAGTTGAGTTTTCTTATGACTTAGCTAACTTCACATCGACTACAATTGATCCTAAAACGGGAGATAAAACTACAGTAACTAATTTTGGTTTGGCACACGTAGCCAATGTGGATCCGTTTTACAATACTGCTTTGGCAGGAAGTAATCCTAATCTAACTTCTCCGGTTTCGGTTGGATTTAAATTCATATTCTAATTTATTCTTTATTTGATTACTGTAAAATTCAATTTAGTAATTTTGCAAAAAGAAAGACCGTACTTTTTAAGTACGGTCTTTTTGATATAATTTAAAAAAGTATAAAATGCAAAATCAGTCTAAAGATCCGTTACATGGAATCACGCTTCAAAAAATTTTAGAAACCTTAGTTGATTATTATGGTTTTGATACTTTGGGAGAATTAATTCCAATTAAATGTTTCAATTCAAATCCAAGTGTGAAATCAAGTCTTACTTTTTTAAGAAAAACAGATTGGGCTAGAAAGAAAGTGGAGGAACTTTATATTAAAACACTTCCTAAGTTATAATTTATAAGAAATCATAACTCCTCCTCGATATGGAAGCCATTCACCGCTTTTATTATAATTAGGCGCTTTCTCGTATCTGCCTGGCGTTCCGTCATTGTAATAACCGTGATAGAATCCTTGGTGCCATCCGCCTCCAACAAAAAAGTCAAGCACGAATTTGTCGTTTAGTTTTAAGTTGTAACCTACGGTTGCTCCAATTCTGTAACCAAAACCATCTTCATAACGATTGCTATCCCAGTAATTCCATTTTTGCAGTTCGTATTTATCTGCACCTATATGCGCACCGGCATAAAAACCATTGTATTTTTCTTTAAAATGATAGCGAATTTCTGGGGTCACAGTGATAAACTTCATCGGATGATGCCCATCAAAGGATTCCCAAAAAGAAGCCATTATATCTGCACTAAAAGTTGTTTTTTCTCCAATACTTGTTTCGATCCCAATATTAGGAATTGCGAGTAATGCAGTCGCTCCGTTAAATTTAACAAAAGTCTGACTTTGTAATTGAACTGATAAAAGAAGAACGGTAAGGGCAAATATTTTTTTCATGGTATTTTTATCGGAGAAAATAATTTTTCGGCACAAATATAACGCAAGTAAACCGTTACTATTGCCGATTAACCTACTTTTAACAAGATTATTTTTTATCAGAATTGAAGGCTGTTCTTTAGTTGTTTAACAATGAGTAGATTACTTTGTCCAGAAATTTACCATCATAGAAATCAGATTCTTTAAAATGAGCTTCTTTAACAAAACCGCATTTTTGTAAAACTTTTTCAGAAGCATAATTTTCAGGGTCTATTACGGCTTCAATTGAGTGAAGTTTTAGTTCTTCAAAGCCATATTTAGTAAGCCTCTTTACTGCCTCAGGAACAAATCCTTTTCCATGAAATTCAGGTAAAATCATATAGCCAATTTCAGCTCTATAGTTTTCCGGTTGTAATCTGTAAAATCCTATGAATCCAAATAATTTTGGATCATCTTTAAGTCTTATTGCCCAGTTAATTCCTTTGTTGGTATCGATTGCCTCTTTTATTATTTTAATATGCTCCAATGCATCATCAGTATTTTTTGCCAGTGGCCTTGGAATATATTTCATTATCTCAGGATTAGAACGTAATGCGAAAATTTCGTTTAGGTCTTCTTCTGTAATTTTGTTTAATATCAAACGCTCAGTTTCGATAATGGGAAATGGAGAAAAATTAAATTCTAACATCCTGATTAAAGTATTGTAATGCTAAATTCAGCAGTAAAATTTTTACTTTCATCCAAAATCAAAATCCCTTCTTTTTGGTGTAAATCCCCTGTGTTTTCATCAGTATCAGAATAACCCAACCAAGGTTCAATGCAAATGAAAGGTGCATTTTCTTTTGTCCAGATTCCTAAACTTGGAAAGTTCTGATAGTCTACTTTTGTATAAGGTTTTGAGTTTTTTAGGATAGTTAATGATTTTGAATTTAATGTTTTAAAAATCAAAGCGTCGTTTTTAAACAATTCATAATTTAAAGGAACCACATTGTTACTTGTTTCTAATATTTTAGTTTTAGAAGAAATCAAATCATTTTCTAATAGATAGTATTTTAGCTCTTCTTCTTTTTCAAATTGAAGCGCATAATCATCAAAATTACCTGGTAATGCGATTGCAGGGTGAGCACCAATTGAAAAAGGCATTTGTTTGTTGCCTTTATTAACTACGTTGTATTTTAAGATTAGTGAATTTTCGTTAAGAGTATAAATAAGCTGTAACTCAAATTCGAAAGGATATTTTTCTAGAGTTTCTTCAGAAGATTTTAAAGAAAAAACGGCGCTGTTTTCGGTTTTATCTAGTAATGCAAATTCCATATCACGGGCAAACCCATGTCTTGGTAATTGATATTCTTTACCATTTATAATGTAAGTGTTATTTTTTAATGTTCCGACAATAGGAAAAAGAACAGGGGAGTGTTTACCCCAGAAATCCGGATTTCCTTCCCAGATATATTCCTTGTTTTGATTGTCTTTTATAGAAAATAACTCAGCTCCTGCATGTTTGATAGAAGCGCTTAGTTTTGAATTTGAGATTGTTGTAGTCAAAATATCAAGTATAAAATGATTGCTTTTTTAAGTGATGTAAATATATTTTATAAAATTTAGTTTTTAATAAAATGCATCAAATTATTTTATTGATAAAATTTTGCTAAAATTGAATTTATCTTTGGAAATTTCTCTATCAATAGCTTTTTTTTTCATTAATTTGCTACATAAACAGCTAAAAAATATGAAAAAGCAATGTGCAAAAGCCATTTTAACCGCGGCTTTATTTTTTGGGATTTCAGCGGTCTGGGCGCAGCAAACTCCGTCAGCGACAGCAGCAAATCCGGTAAACAATTACAATTATCATGATGCCTTTGGTCCGCATTTTTATACAAAAAACGGAACATCAACGCGTACAGCAAGCGGTCAGCCGGGAATTGAATACTGGCAAAACAGAGCCGATTACCAAATTACAGCAAAACTAAATGGAACTACGAATGAGATTGTAGGTACAGATGAAATTACATATACTAATAATAGTCCGGATAAATTAGGTTTTTTGTGGCTGAATTTAGATCAGAATTTATTTAAAGAGGATTCCAGAGGAAATGCTGTTGTACCATTGACGGGAAGCCGTAACGGAGCACAAGGACAGGTTTTTGATGGCGGAAACAAAATTAAATCAGTAAAAGTGATTTCTGTTGGAAAAAAGAAAACAGAAGTTGAAGCAAAATACGTTGTTACAGACACCAGAATGCAGATTTTCCTTCCGGAAGAATTGGCTGCAAAAGGAGGAACTGTAAAAGTTAAAATAGAGTTCTCTTTCATTGCGCCATTTGAAGGTTCTGACA is a window of Flavobacterium crocinum DNA encoding:
- a CDS encoding protein-L-isoaspartate(D-aspartate) O-methyltransferase translates to MKDTAKHQGLRNQLVTTLEQKGITDKNVLDAIKKIPRHLFLNSSFEDFAYQDKAFPIGAGQTISQPYTVAFQSQLLEVQKEHKVLEIGTGSGYQTAVLFHLGAKVYTVERQKELFKQTSILFPKLNIRPKHVSFGDGYKGLPNFAPFDSIIVTAGAPFIPQPLMAQLKIGGRLVIPLGEDVQIMTLLIRKNETQFEKHEFGEFRFVPLLEDKN
- a CDS encoding Fic family protein gives rise to the protein MKSLLKNAREQKGLKTRELAQLADIDQALISKFESGTRKPTKEQVIKLSQLLEIDYETLMIAWLKEKILYEIGDDELALKALKVAEDEIKYNKTVSNLKLSTSLEKILKEIDALKEKLNSYREYDSFKIKQALELEYTFESNRIEGNTMTLRETDMVINEGLTISGKSMREHLEAINHQEAIGFIKDLINKNNSLNERDLLSIHNLVLRGIIPEDAGRYRKVQVMIQGSSHMPSQPLIVPQEMEEYFVWYEINKNKLHPIILAAEMHERLATIHPFIDGNGRTSRLIMNLILMQKGYPIANIKGDYETRMQYYQSLEIAQTKKDKEDFFLFIAQKEKESLERYISILTQ
- the smpB gene encoding SsrA-binding protein SmpB; the encoded protein is MLKSVNILNKRARFDYEIIDTYTAGIVLAGTEIKSIRLGKANITESFCEFSGMELFAINTYIEEYSFGNQFNHKSRSERKLLLNKKELKTLHKNVQAKGLTIVPLKLFTNEKGLAKLQIGLCRGKKNYDKRESLKEQDTKRDLDRIKKAFN
- a CDS encoding outer membrane beta-barrel protein, with translation MKKIVTLVSIVLISLSAKAQETSQGLKGAWFATSQFGYQQTKTADAKNTTLSVLPIVGTFVTPSVAVGAGVGYINIKADSDAGTAAKTDLFVAQPLVRKYWNIAGSLYFFGQLAVPVITGKEKESELKVTQIGVSMSGGFDYFVTKNFSVEFSYDLANFTSTTIDPKTGDKTTVTNFGLAHVANVDPFYNTALAGSNPNLTSPVSVGFKFIF
- a CDS encoding VF530 family protein is translated as MQNQSKDPLHGITLQKILETLVDYYGFDTLGELIPIKCFNSNPSVKSSLTFLRKTDWARKKVEELYIKTLPKL
- a CDS encoding DUF3575 domain-containing protein, translated to MKKIFALTVLLLSVQLQSQTFVKFNGATALLAIPNIGIETSIGEKTTFSADIMASFWESFDGHHPMKFITVTPEIRYHFKEKYNGFYAGAHIGADKYELQKWNYWDSNRYEDGFGYRIGATVGYNLKLNDKFVLDFFVGGGWHQGFYHGYYNDGTPGRYEKAPNYNKSGEWLPYRGGVMISYKL
- a CDS encoding GNAT family N-acetyltransferase, giving the protein MLEFNFSPFPIIETERLILNKITEEDLNEIFALRSNPEIMKYIPRPLAKNTDDALEHIKIIKEAIDTNKGINWAIRLKDDPKLFGFIGFYRLQPENYRAEIGYMILPEFHGKGFVPEAVKRLTKYGFEELKLHSIEAVIDPENYASEKVLQKCGFVKEAHFKESDFYDGKFLDKVIYSLLNN
- a CDS encoding aldose 1-epimerase family protein, translating into MTTTISNSKLSASIKHAGAELFSIKDNQNKEYIWEGNPDFWGKHSPVLFPIVGTLKNNTYIINGKEYQLPRHGFARDMEFALLDKTENSAVFSLKSSEETLEKYPFEFELQLIYTLNENSLILKYNVVNKGNKQMPFSIGAHPAIALPGNFDDYALQFEKEEELKYYLLENDLISSKTKILETSNNVVPLNYELFKNDALIFKTLNSKSLTILKNSKPYTKVDYQNFPSLGIWTKENAPFICIEPWLGYSDTDENTGDLHQKEGILILDESKNFTAEFSITIL